One segment of Spodoptera frugiperda isolate SF20-4 chromosome 5, AGI-APGP_CSIRO_Sfru_2.0, whole genome shotgun sequence DNA contains the following:
- the LOC118271723 gene encoding protein MIS12 homolog, translating into MIKTKPWTGGTDEEYETQHFGFGAQRLKIAVRQMVEQKITNGVKDMESYLQESLDLNETDKSTLTRSCDKLIHLYCERAGPSLEVIDEEIERMLKIPQNVLLPDDEVQVEQTSDSEFEKLKEEVASLRRRVERGALMEALLSAEEEELATLEKVCETAKKDMEAVDLLCKSADNSESLKAVQSETQFLCASASFLKKQNDLFD; encoded by the coding sequence ATGATTAAGACCAAACCGTGGACTGGTGGTACTGACGAAGAATATGAGACGCAACATTTCGGTTTTGGGGCACAACGCCTTAAAATAGCGGTGAGACAAATGGTTGAACAGAAGATTACAAACGGCGTCAAAGACATGGAATCTTATTTGCAAGAGTCTTTGGATCTCAATGAGACGGACAAGTCAACGTTAACGAGGTCATGTGATAAATTGATTCATTTGTATTGTGAGCGTGCGGGGCCATCTTTGGAAGTTATTGATGAAGAAATTGAACGTATGTTGAAGATTCCACAGAATGTTTTGTTGCCTGATGATGAAGTGCAAGTTGAACAAACCTCGGATTCGGAATTTGAAAAGTTGAAGGAGGAGGTTGCTTCACTAAGGAGGCGAGTTGAAAGAGGCGCATTGATGGAGGCTTTATTATCAGCTGAAGAAGAGGAGCTGGCCACATTAGAAAAAGTGTGTGAAACTGCAAAGAAAGACATGGAGGCTGTCGACCTGCTTTGTAAAAGTGCTGACAACAGTGAGAGCTTGAAAGCAGTGCAGAGTGAAACACAGTTTTTGTGTGCAAGTGCATCGTTTTTGAAGAAACAGAATGATTTGTTTGATTAA